The Thermoflexus hugenholtzii JAD2 genomic interval GGGTGAGCGCCAACCTGGAGAAGCTGCTCTGCGTCCGGGCGATCGAGGATTGGGGGGAACGCCCCATCGTCGTCCGCGACATGGCGCTGGTCAAGGTGCGGGCCCCCACGGAGACCTGGGTGGAGATCGCCCAGCTCGCTGAGTTCTACCGGGCCCGCATCGTGGACGTCGGCCCCGAGACCCTTATCGTGGAGGTCACCGGATCGACGGAGAAGGTGGATTCCTGCATCGCCCGCCTCCAGCGATTCGGCGTGGTCGAGGTGATCCGGGCCGGCCCCATGGCGATGGTCCGGGGCCAGGCGGAGGCTGCACCTGCCGCTCGCATGGCGGAAGCGGCTTGATGTCTTAAGATCCCTGATCCCGATTCAGGAGGAGGCGTTCCATGGCGCGGATCTATTACGATGCGGATGCCGATCTGAGCCGGCTACATGGCAAGCGGATCGCGATCCTCGGCTACGGCAGCCAGGGCCACGCCCACGCCCAGAACCTGCGGGACAGCGGCTGCGATGTCTGCGTGGGCCTCTACCGGGGCAGCAAGTCCTGGGAGAAGGCCCAGGCGGACGGCTTCCCGGTTTATGAGGTTCCGGAGGCGGTGCGTCGGTCGGACGTCATCATGATGCTGGTGCCGGACCCCGCCCAGCCGGCCCTCTACCGGGAGGCGGTGGCACCGCATCTCTCCCCGGGCAAGACGTTGATGTTCGCCCACGGCTTCAACATCCGCTTCGGCCAGATCATCCCCCCGCCCGACATCGACGTGAGCATGGTGGCCCCCAAAGCCCCCGGCCACCGCATGCGGGAGGTCTTCCGGGAGGGCGGCGGGGTGCCGGCCCTGGTGGCGGTGCACCAGGACGCGACGGGCCAGGCGCTGGCCAACGCCCTGGCCTACGCGAAGGGCCTTGGATGCACCCGGGCCGGGGTGATCGAAACCACCTTCACCGAGGAGACGGAGACCGATCTCTTCGGCGAACAGGTGGTGCTATGCGGCGGGGTCAGCCACCTGATCAAAGCCGC includes:
- the ilvN gene encoding acetolactate synthase small subunit, which translates into the protein MPHWLAVTVENSVESLNRVFHLLRRRHLPVGDISVCRTEDPETLRLLIPVDPDRVDPQRVSANLEKLLCVRAIEDWGERPIVVRDMALVKVRAPTETWVEIAQLAEFYRARIVDVGPETLIVEVTGSTEKVDSCIARLQRFGVVEVIRAGPMAMVRGQAEAAPAARMAEAA
- the ilvC gene encoding ketol-acid reductoisomerase produces the protein MARIYYDADADLSRLHGKRIAILGYGSQGHAHAQNLRDSGCDVCVGLYRGSKSWEKAQADGFPVYEVPEAVRRSDVIMMLVPDPAQPALYREAVAPHLSPGKTLMFAHGFNIRFGQIIPPPDIDVSMVAPKAPGHRMREVFREGGGVPALVAVHQDATGQALANALAYAKGLGCTRAGVIETTFTEETETDLFGEQVVLCGGVSHLIKAAFETLIEAGYQPEIAYFECLHELKLIVDLMYQGGLSYMRYSVSDTAEYGDYRSGPRVIDDHVRATMKQILEEIRSGAFAEEWIEENAKGRPWFNAKRAEERKHPIEEVGRQLRAMMPWLNPKEVPAG